In Candidatus Vicinibacter proximus, the following are encoded in one genomic region:
- a CDS encoding tyrosine--tRNA ligase, with translation MQRKDFLEELRWRNMLQDHTPGLEEYLSSGMATAYIGFDPTAASLGLGNYVQIMLLSLFQQAGHQPIVVMGGATGRIGDPSGKDKERELKTEDELDRNIATQKEQFMKMLNFTDGPNKAIMVNNYDFYKNMNVLEFLRKVGKNSTINYMLAKESVKRRLETGISYTEFTYQLLQAYDYHCLYKDYNCRLQMGGSDQWGNITAGTDYIHKTIKDAKAYAVTTPLLTKSDGKKFGKSEEGNIWLDANMTSPYKFYQFWLNSDDADISKLLRYFSFKTKEEIENLESKNSQDPRILKQSLAEEITIRIHGNDSFQRVLRVSELLFGRESNAEFLQSMTTEELNDVSREIPKFELNRESLNGGINIVNLLTESCPVFSSKSEARRAIQNNALNLNKEKITDPETMVQKHQLLKDKFLMIENGKKNKFIIDCI, from the coding sequence ATGCAAAGGAAAGATTTTTTAGAGGAATTACGATGGAGAAATATGTTGCAGGACCACACGCCGGGATTGGAAGAATACCTCTCTTCAGGAATGGCTACGGCTTATATTGGGTTTGATCCAACAGCTGCGTCTCTCGGACTTGGGAATTATGTCCAGATTATGTTGTTAAGTCTTTTCCAACAAGCTGGGCATCAACCTATTGTTGTCATGGGTGGCGCCACTGGCCGGATTGGTGACCCATCGGGCAAAGATAAAGAACGTGAACTCAAGACAGAGGATGAGCTGGATCGCAACATTGCCACTCAGAAAGAGCAGTTTATGAAAATGTTGAATTTTACTGATGGTCCAAACAAAGCCATTATGGTCAACAATTATGATTTTTATAAAAACATGAATGTTTTGGAATTTCTGAGAAAAGTAGGCAAGAATTCCACCATAAACTATATGCTCGCAAAGGAATCCGTAAAACGACGCCTGGAAACCGGTATTTCCTATACTGAATTTACCTACCAGTTGCTCCAGGCGTATGACTACCATTGCTTGTATAAAGACTATAATTGCCGGCTCCAAATGGGTGGCTCCGATCAATGGGGTAACATCACCGCTGGAACAGATTACATACACAAAACCATCAAAGACGCTAAGGCTTATGCGGTAACCACTCCTTTACTGACCAAATCCGATGGTAAAAAATTTGGCAAATCGGAAGAAGGCAATATTTGGCTCGATGCCAACATGACCAGCCCTTATAAGTTTTATCAATTCTGGCTTAATTCTGATGATGCGGACATTTCAAAACTACTTAGGTATTTTAGTTTTAAAACCAAAGAAGAAATCGAAAATCTTGAATCCAAGAATAGCCAGGATCCGAGAATATTAAAACAAAGTCTTGCGGAAGAAATCACCATCCGAATCCATGGAAATGACAGTTTTCAACGTGTACTCCGTGTATCCGAATTATTGTTTGGAAGAGAAAGTAATGCTGAATTTTTACAATCCATGACGACAGAAGAATTGAATGATGTAAGTCGGGAAATTCCAAAATTTGAATTGAATCGGGAATCTTTGAATGGAGGCATAAACATTGTTAATCTGCTTACTGAATCATGCCCCGTTTTCTCCTCTAAGAGTGAAGCAAGAAGAGCTATCCAAAACAATGCTTTGAATTTAAATAAAGAAAAAATTACAGATCCGGAAACGATGGTCCAGAAACATCAATTGCTGAAGGATAAATTCCTGATGATCGAAAACGGTAAAAAAAATAAATTCATCATTGACTGCATCTAG
- the bglX gene encoding beta-glucosidase BglX, whose protein sequence is MFQQLLSLFKWINLEKRPILICFFLIGLLTINAQSNAHKKEKFISNLMKKMTLDEKIGQLNLLTAGSGIPTGSVVSKDVEQKIIQGNVGALFGIHGPDKIRKAQDLAVKKSRLGIPLIFGSDVIHGYQTTFPIPLGIASCWDMKWIEKSARIAAQEASANGINWTFSPMVDICRDPRWGRIAEGAGEDAFYGSQVAKAMVKGYQGNDLAKNNTILSCVKHFALYGASEAGRDYNTTDMSKIRMYSDYLPPYKAAIDAGASSVMTSFNDVDGIPATGNKWLLTELLRNQWKFDGFVVSDYTALNEMSDHGLGDLKKVTEQAINAGLDMDMVGEGFLKHLKSLLHEKKISKQQIDLACKRILEAKYALGLFDDPFRYIDEHRAAMEIMTVENRKFARDLAARSCVLLKNLNHLLPLDKKDKIALIGPLADNKNNMLGTWAVSGDPQQSITVYEGMKQNASSADNIVYAKGANISDDTILAKNVNVFGTRIDIDQKSSDQMIEEALKVAAFSEKIVAIIGEASEMSGESSSRTNLELPESQKKLIRALKKTGKPLILVLMSGRPLILNEEHDLADAILLSWHPGTEAGNAISDVLFGAYNPSGKLTVSFPRSVGQIPVYYNHKNTGRPATKIEFEKFRSHYLDASNFPLFPFGFGLSYTKFEYGELILNQKIMTKSNSLIVSCKITNSGDFDGEEIVQLYLRDLEASVTRPIKELKGFEKILLKKGESKEVSFTLTEQDLKFFNAKLEYVAEPGDFKVFIGTNSDLCREANFSFRND, encoded by the coding sequence ATGTTCCAACAATTATTATCCCTTTTTAAATGGATTAATTTGGAAAAGCGTCCAATCCTAATCTGCTTTTTCTTAATTGGTCTTTTAACCATAAATGCGCAATCAAATGCCCATAAAAAGGAAAAGTTCATTAGTAACTTAATGAAAAAAATGACACTGGATGAAAAGATTGGACAATTGAATCTACTAACAGCTGGCTCAGGAATTCCTACCGGTTCGGTGGTGAGTAAAGACGTCGAACAAAAAATTATTCAAGGTAACGTTGGCGCTCTTTTTGGCATACACGGTCCAGATAAAATTCGCAAGGCTCAGGACCTTGCAGTAAAAAAATCCAGATTGGGGATTCCATTAATTTTTGGATCAGATGTGATACATGGATACCAGACCACCTTTCCTATTCCTCTTGGCATTGCCTCTTGCTGGGATATGAAATGGATTGAGAAAAGTGCAAGAATTGCCGCACAAGAGGCCTCCGCAAATGGAATCAATTGGACTTTTTCACCCATGGTGGACATTTGCAGGGACCCAAGATGGGGAAGAATTGCAGAGGGTGCAGGCGAAGATGCCTTTTATGGCAGTCAGGTAGCCAAGGCTATGGTGAAAGGCTATCAGGGTAATGACCTCGCTAAAAACAACACCATACTTTCTTGTGTCAAACATTTTGCATTGTACGGTGCATCTGAGGCCGGCAGAGATTACAATACTACAGACATGAGTAAAATCAGAATGTACTCTGATTATCTCCCACCATACAAAGCTGCGATTGATGCAGGCGCATCCAGTGTGATGACCTCATTTAATGATGTGGATGGTATTCCGGCCACAGGAAATAAATGGTTACTCACTGAACTTTTGCGCAATCAATGGAAGTTTGATGGTTTTGTTGTAAGTGACTATACTGCCCTTAATGAAATGTCGGATCATGGTTTGGGAGACTTAAAAAAAGTAACGGAACAAGCCATCAACGCAGGACTGGATATGGATATGGTTGGAGAAGGATTTTTGAAGCATCTCAAAAGTTTACTCCATGAAAAAAAAATAAGCAAACAGCAAATTGATCTGGCATGCAAAAGAATTTTAGAAGCAAAATATGCTTTAGGACTCTTTGATGATCCATTTCGTTACATTGATGAACATCGTGCCGCTATGGAAATTATGACTGTCGAAAACCGAAAATTTGCAAGAGACCTCGCTGCAAGATCCTGTGTGCTTTTGAAGAATCTAAACCATTTATTGCCCTTGGATAAAAAAGATAAAATTGCGTTGATTGGACCATTAGCCGACAATAAGAATAATATGTTAGGAACATGGGCTGTCTCAGGAGATCCTCAACAATCCATAACAGTTTATGAAGGAATGAAACAAAATGCAAGCTCTGCAGATAATATTGTTTATGCCAAAGGGGCTAATATATCGGATGATACCATATTGGCAAAAAATGTAAACGTTTTTGGAACCCGCATAGATATAGATCAGAAAAGTTCTGATCAAATGATTGAAGAAGCACTTAAAGTTGCTGCTTTCTCTGAAAAGATTGTGGCCATAATTGGTGAAGCATCGGAAATGAGTGGGGAATCTTCGAGCAGAACAAATCTCGAGCTCCCGGAAAGTCAAAAAAAATTGATTCGTGCATTAAAAAAAACCGGAAAACCTTTAATTCTTGTTCTGATGAGTGGCCGACCTCTGATACTGAATGAAGAGCATGATTTAGCAGATGCAATCCTATTGAGTTGGCACCCAGGAACTGAGGCTGGAAATGCCATTTCGGATGTTTTGTTTGGTGCGTATAATCCTTCTGGAAAATTAACCGTGAGCTTTCCCCGCAGTGTTGGGCAGATTCCCGTTTATTACAATCACAAAAATACGGGCAGACCAGCGACTAAAATCGAATTTGAAAAATTTAGATCGCACTATTTGGATGCATCCAATTTTCCACTTTTTCCTTTTGGGTTTGGTCTCAGTTATACAAAGTTCGAATATGGTGAACTTATTTTAAATCAAAAAATTATGACCAAATCAAATAGCTTAATAGTATCCTGCAAAATTACCAATTCCGGAGATTTCGATGGCGAAGAAATAGTTCAGCTCTACCTGAGAGATCTTGAAGCCTCAGTGACCAGACCTATTAAGGAACTAAAGGGTTTTGAAAAAATATTGCTTAAGAAAGGAGAATCCAAGGAAGTAAGTTTTACTTTAACAGAACAAGACCTGAAGTTTTTTAATGCCAAGCTTGAATATGTTGCCGAACCAGGTGATTTTAAAGTATTCATTGGTACAAATTCTGATTTATGTCGTGAAGCAAATTTTAGCTTTAGAAATGATTAA
- a CDS encoding alpha-hydroxy-acid oxidizing protein yields MNFLSGASRQKDIYVKGTEGIKPLIPVDFRTLEQLAEKKLNPKAFGYIATGAGSEKGIKNNAEAFSKYTIIPRMAHGGILPDLSSELFGRKLESPLLFAPIGVLGLAHPKGDLELAAAASASGIPMIFSNQASYSMESCASLLAGNNYWFQLYFSKSNELVESFVSRAENCGCKALVLTLDTTTLGWRQRDLNQAYLPFIRGLGIAQYTSDPVFKKLMQKADVTANTGTPFNLTKIILAHRLMTHYPEPYFRNWKTKDPIKAVRTFIDIYSRPNLNWEDIRWLRSITKLPILLKGILHPEDARMAIDSGIDGLIISNHGGRQIDQVISSLDALKEIKKTVPMEYPLLLDSGIRTGTDIFIAMALGAKAVLLGRPYVYALALHGKAGVLEYCQNILAEFEITMSLVGSKSLKEINIDFLRDN; encoded by the coding sequence ATGAATTTCTTATCCGGTGCATCGAGACAAAAAGACATTTATGTTAAAGGTACTGAAGGTATAAAACCTTTAATTCCTGTGGACTTCAGAACCCTGGAACAACTTGCTGAAAAAAAACTAAACCCAAAAGCTTTTGGTTACATCGCAACAGGAGCAGGATCGGAAAAAGGGATAAAAAATAATGCAGAGGCTTTTTCAAAATACACCATCATTCCCCGAATGGCGCATGGTGGAATCCTGCCTGATCTGAGCTCCGAACTATTTGGAAGAAAGCTTGAATCTCCTTTACTTTTTGCGCCAATTGGTGTGTTGGGCTTGGCTCATCCAAAGGGAGATCTTGAATTGGCCGCCGCAGCTTCAGCCAGTGGAATTCCAATGATTTTTTCTAACCAGGCATCTTATTCTATGGAATCCTGTGCTTCCCTACTCGCAGGCAATAATTATTGGTTCCAGCTTTATTTCAGCAAATCCAATGAACTGGTAGAAAGCTTCGTATCCCGCGCAGAGAATTGCGGATGTAAAGCACTTGTATTGACTTTAGATACCACCACTTTAGGATGGCGACAAAGGGACTTGAATCAAGCCTATCTTCCATTCATTCGTGGATTGGGCATTGCGCAATACACCTCAGATCCGGTGTTTAAAAAACTCATGCAGAAGGCAGATGTAACCGCAAATACAGGGACGCCCTTTAATCTGACCAAAATAATTCTGGCCCACCGGCTGATGACCCATTATCCGGAACCCTATTTTAGAAATTGGAAAACCAAAGACCCCATAAAAGCGGTAAGAACTTTTATCGATATTTACTCCAGACCCAATCTCAATTGGGAGGACATCCGTTGGTTGCGCTCTATTACTAAATTACCCATCCTACTCAAAGGTATTCTTCATCCGGAAGACGCAAGAATGGCAATAGACTCAGGAATAGATGGCCTGATTATTTCCAACCATGGCGGCAGACAAATAGATCAGGTTATTTCTTCATTGGACGCATTGAAAGAAATTAAGAAAACTGTCCCAATGGAATATCCTTTATTACTGGACAGTGGGATTCGTACCGGAACAGATATTTTTATAGCTATGGCACTGGGCGCAAAAGCCGTTCTTCTAGGCCGGCCTTATGTGTATGCACTGGCACTACATGGGAAAGCAGGTGTCCTGGAATATTGTCAGAACATTCTGGCAGAATTTGAAATCACGATGAGTCTGGTCGGCAGCAAAAGTCTCAAAGAAATAAATATTGATTTTTTAAGAGACAATTAG
- a CDS encoding ABC transporter permease, with protein sequence MNLSRFLATRTYSAFNQSLIRNIIRIAMISTALSLSVVIVSSSVFEGFQKLIAQKVFGFWGHIHITDMQVNRSIEPYAIKHSDSIKALIKNADFSSADLSSDVIRKLESFVVLPAIVGIDAQYDGLFLKGIEADFDWAFLGQFLKSGRLPELSDSLFSRDILISEQTALKLSLKPDQSILANFVIDGKQIKRKLKVCGTYRTGLEEYDRKFALVDIRMLQQVLQWSPDEVTAIEVFAQDIQEVSALNMFLYEEILPSNLYSETIREKFPNIFEWLSLQDINKRFIIGLILLVCIINMSTTLLILILERTHMIGLLSALGMRSWDQRKVFVRYGIKILTKGMLFGNIIGIGLCLIQWKWKLIKLSEADYYLDHAPVSLNPWTWLVVNLIFFVVISASLLIPSYLVAKIKPVNALKFR encoded by the coding sequence ATGAATCTGAGCAGATTTTTAGCCACCAGGACCTACTCAGCTTTCAATCAATCTCTGATTCGAAACATCATCCGAATTGCCATGATCTCTACAGCATTAAGTCTGTCGGTGGTCATTGTATCATCATCTGTTTTTGAAGGTTTTCAAAAATTAATTGCACAAAAGGTATTTGGGTTCTGGGGGCACATCCACATCACGGATATGCAGGTTAACCGCAGCATTGAGCCGTATGCAATTAAACACAGCGACAGCATTAAGGCGCTTATAAAAAATGCTGATTTTAGTTCAGCTGATCTTTCTTCTGATGTCATCAGAAAACTTGAATCTTTTGTGGTACTGCCTGCTATAGTAGGTATAGATGCACAATATGACGGGTTATTTTTAAAGGGGATAGAAGCGGATTTTGATTGGGCATTTTTAGGTCAGTTTCTTAAATCCGGCAGGCTACCTGAATTATCAGATAGTTTGTTTTCCAGAGATATTCTGATATCTGAGCAAACAGCGCTCAAGTTGTCCCTAAAACCGGATCAAAGCATCCTCGCAAATTTTGTCATAGACGGAAAGCAAATCAAAAGAAAGCTGAAAGTCTGTGGAACCTATCGCACCGGATTAGAGGAATATGATCGAAAATTTGCATTGGTAGACATTCGGATGCTGCAACAGGTATTGCAATGGTCACCGGATGAAGTTACTGCCATTGAGGTTTTTGCGCAAGACATTCAAGAAGTTTCAGCATTGAATATGTTTCTTTATGAAGAAATTTTACCTTCAAATCTGTATTCAGAAACTATTCGGGAAAAATTTCCAAATATTTTTGAGTGGCTTTCTTTGCAAGATATCAACAAGCGTTTCATCATTGGCCTGATTTTACTGGTCTGCATCATCAACATGTCCACTACTTTATTGATTTTAATTTTGGAGCGAACCCACATGATTGGATTGCTAAGTGCATTAGGGATGAGAAGCTGGGACCAACGCAAAGTTTTTGTGCGTTATGGCATTAAGATTCTCACGAAGGGAATGCTTTTTGGTAATATTATAGGTATTGGACTTTGTCTGATCCAATGGAAATGGAAGTTGATCAAGCTCAGTGAAGCAGATTACTATCTCGATCATGCTCCGGTTAGCCTGAATCCATGGACTTGGCTGGTTGTAAATCTAATATTCTTTGTAGTCATTAGTGCAAGCTTACTGATTCCATCGTATTTGGTAGCCAAAATAAAACCTGTCAATGCACTAAAATTCAGGTAA